A window of bacterium genomic DNA:
AAATTCCGCATAGGGTTATAGTCGATTCCGCCGCTGCATCGCTCATGATGAAGGGCGATGTCAACTATGTTCTTGTGGGCGCCGATAGAATAGCTCGCAATGGCGATGTTGCAAACAAAATAGGAACGCTCAGCCTCGCAGTTGCTGCCCACACTTTCGAGGTGCCATTTATAGTGGCTGCGCCTCTGTCAAGCTTTGACCTTTCAGCTGCTGATGGCACGAGAATAAAGATTGAAGAAAGGGATGAGGAGGAAGTTCTCACCTGTGGCGGAAGAAGAATTGCTCCCAAAAGCTCAAAAGCTTACAATCCCGCTTTCGATGTTACCCCTGCGCGATTCGTGACGGCTATAGTAACCGAAAAAGGACTTATTGAGAAACCCGATAAAGGCAAGATATCAGAGCATGTAGCCAAAAGATAGATGGATGAAGCATACGGCAAAATAAGCAACATAAGCAGATTTGCTGCAATAAGGATTGGAACAAATGTTGCCAAAAAATTCATAGACGAGGGTTATCAAGCTTATGTCGTTGGTGGCTGCATGCGCGATGCAATCCTTGGACGAGAACCCAAAGACGCCGACATTGCCACCAACGCACCCATCGAAGTTATGGTAAAGCTATTCCCTGATGCCAAGGTCGTTTTCCCAGAAAAATATCAGGTTGTAAGGCTTGAATTTGACTTCATCCACATTGAGGTTGTTCGCATGCGGCGAGATGTGAAGTCGCTGGGAAGACAGGCAGAAGTGGAGTTCACTGACGACATAGAGGAAGACCTCAAAAGGCGGGATTTTACCATAAATGCCATAGCACTCGACCCATCGGTGCCAGCGATAATA
This region includes:
- a CDS encoding CCA tRNA nucleotidyltransferase; amino-acid sequence: MDEAYGKISNISRFAAIRIGTNVAKKFIDEGYQAYVVGGCMRDAILGREPKDADIATNAPIEVMVKLFPDAKVVFPEKYQVVRLEFDFIHIEVVRMRRDVKSLGRQAEVEFTDDIEEDLKRRDFTINAIALDPSVPAII